Proteins co-encoded in one Paraburkholderia terrae genomic window:
- a CDS encoding glycosyltransferase family 2 protein, whose protein sequence is MKASGARSLKFEQPEIKVNQKRDASMQIDPAMGRRPLISIAVPVLNEADNLDALYARLDRLSKTMASKCDFEFVFSDNHSDDRTWEMLSALARRDPRVRAIRFSKNVGFQRSILANYMHTRGDAVMQIDADLQDPPELLEQFFDLWRDGYHVVYGIRAKRREGAVINTFRKFGYWVIDKISEHPIPRDAGDFRLVDRKVIDSVQKFRSTSPYLRGLIAGLGFKQIGVPYERAARVAGSSKFGLAQLIRLGLTGVFNHSVVPLRLATYSGVLLLCLSVVGTIYYLALKLFHPDLPRGLASIHILVLFGIGFQSLLLGILGEYLQRIYILLRAEPTAIVEQALNISSEELKL, encoded by the coding sequence GTGAAGGCATCCGGCGCGCGCTCGCTGAAATTTGAGCAACCAGAGATAAAAGTCAACCAGAAGCGCGACGCATCTATGCAAATTGATCCAGCTATGGGGCGCCGCCCACTGATCTCGATCGCCGTTCCCGTGTTGAACGAGGCGGATAACCTCGATGCGCTTTACGCCCGCCTCGACCGATTGTCGAAAACAATGGCGAGTAAATGCGACTTCGAATTCGTGTTCTCCGATAATCACTCGGACGATCGCACGTGGGAAATGCTTTCTGCTCTCGCGCGGCGGGATCCGCGCGTGCGCGCGATCCGCTTCTCGAAGAACGTGGGGTTTCAGCGATCCATTCTCGCGAACTACATGCACACGCGCGGCGACGCGGTCATGCAGATCGACGCGGATCTTCAGGATCCCCCCGAACTGCTCGAACAGTTCTTTGATCTATGGCGCGACGGTTATCACGTCGTCTACGGTATTCGCGCGAAACGTCGAGAAGGCGCCGTCATCAATACGTTTCGGAAGTTCGGTTACTGGGTGATCGACAAGATCAGCGAGCACCCTATTCCTAGAGACGCCGGCGACTTTCGTCTCGTCGATAGAAAGGTCATCGATTCCGTCCAAAAGTTTCGTTCGACTAGCCCTTACTTGCGCGGCCTGATCGCTGGACTCGGCTTCAAGCAGATCGGCGTTCCTTATGAACGCGCAGCGCGCGTTGCCGGTTCAAGCAAATTCGGGCTTGCCCAGCTCATTCGCCTCGGGCTGACGGGCGTGTTCAACCATTCGGTCGTGCCGCTTAGGCTTGCCACGTATTCCGGCGTTCTGCTGCTCTGTTTGAGTGTAGTCGGCACAATCTACTATCTGGCACTCAAGCTATTTCATCCTGACTTGCCGCGCGGGCTGGCGAGTATTCACATTCTCGTTCTCTTCGGTATCGGTTTTCAGTCGCTACTGCTGGGCATTCTCGGTGAGTACCTGCAGCGCATCTACATCTTGCTGCGGGCCGAGCCAACAGCAATTGTCGAACAGGCACTGAACATTTCGTCCGAAGAACTGAAACTCTGA
- a CDS encoding glycosyltransferase family 4 protein, whose translation MGGVEELIGQICSGAAKRGVSSDVLTVSDDTSTVDFGDHKHYRAKLDVMVASSAFSMAAFRRFSELAQHADLIHYHFPWPFADVVHFATRVRKPSIVTYHSDIVRQKFLLQFYRPLRDRFLSSVDKIVATSPNYLATSDVLQRFKDKVEIIPIGLDPGSYPAPSEAKLKAWRERIGPKFFLFVGNLRYYKGLHILLDALQGTEFKAVIVGAGPVENELRQQAARLQLDNVEFVGPVDDEDKIALLTLCHALTFPSHLRSEAFGISLLEGAMFGKPLITAEIGTGTSYVNVDGETGLVVPSNDPQALRGAMQTVWGDEALCQRLGAAGRARFERMFTAEHMVDAYVDLYRRLTDATARA comes from the coding sequence ATGGGCGGCGTCGAAGAATTGATCGGCCAGATCTGTTCCGGCGCGGCCAAACGCGGCGTGTCGAGCGACGTGCTCACCGTCAGTGACGATACGTCGACCGTCGATTTCGGCGATCACAAGCACTATCGCGCGAAGCTCGATGTGATGGTTGCTTCGTCAGCGTTTTCGATGGCGGCGTTCCGGCGTTTTTCGGAGCTGGCTCAGCATGCGGATCTGATCCACTATCACTTTCCGTGGCCGTTTGCGGATGTCGTGCACTTTGCAACGAGAGTGCGCAAGCCCTCGATCGTCACGTATCACTCGGATATCGTGCGGCAGAAGTTTCTGCTGCAGTTTTACCGGCCGCTTCGGGATCGCTTTCTGTCGAGTGTGGATAAGATCGTTGCGACATCGCCGAATTATCTGGCGACGAGTGATGTGCTGCAGCGGTTTAAGGACAAAGTTGAAATCATTCCAATTGGGCTTGATCCGGGTTCGTATCCTGCACCGTCCGAAGCGAAGCTGAAGGCGTGGCGCGAAAGGATCGGGCCGAAGTTCTTTCTGTTTGTCGGCAATCTGCGGTATTACAAAGGGCTGCATATTCTGCTGGATGCGCTGCAGGGCACGGAGTTCAAGGCCGTGATCGTCGGCGCGGGGCCGGTGGAAAATGAATTGCGGCAGCAGGCTGCGCGGTTGCAGTTGGATAACGTGGAGTTTGTCGGTCCTGTTGATGATGAGGACAAGATCGCGCTGCTGACGCTGTGCCATGCGTTGACGTTTCCTTCCCACCTGCGCTCGGAGGCGTTCGGTATTTCGCTGCTGGAAGGGGCGATGTTCGGCAAGCCGCTGATTACGGCGGAGATCGGGACGGGGACCTCGTATGTCAACGTGGATGGGGAGACCGGGTTAGTGGTGCCGTCGAATGATCCGCAAGCGCTGAGAGGAGCGATGCAGACAGTTTGGGGGGATGAGGCGCTTTGTCAGCGCCTGGGTGCAGCGGGGCGCGCCCGCTTTGAACGGATGTTCACTGCAGAGCATATGGTGGACGCCTACGTCGATCTTTATCGGCGGCTGACAGATGCGACGGCCCGCGCCTAA
- the rfbF gene encoding glucose-1-phosphate cytidylyltransferase, with product MKAVILAGGLGTRIAEESDTKPKPMVEIGGRPLLWHIMKSYSHHGINDFVICLGYKGYVIKEYFFNYYHHTADLEINLGTGTHRVLNSQSEPWTVTLVDTGAETMTGGRLKRVAPYLGDATFCLTYGDGLSNIDIAAEIEFHRQHGKLATVAATQPPGRFGVLNIAANNQVTSFEEKPTDEIGWINGGFFVLEPKAIDYVENDATSWELTPLRNLAKDGELAAFHHHGFWQPCDTLRDKRQLESLWESGKAPWATWAKA from the coding sequence ATGAAAGCAGTCATTCTTGCAGGAGGTTTGGGGACGCGGATCGCTGAGGAATCGGATACCAAACCCAAGCCCATGGTAGAAATTGGCGGTCGCCCGTTGCTGTGGCACATCATGAAGTCGTACAGCCATCACGGCATCAACGATTTCGTCATTTGCCTCGGCTACAAGGGCTACGTCATCAAGGAATACTTCTTTAACTACTATCATCACACGGCCGATCTCGAGATCAATCTCGGCACCGGCACGCACCGTGTGTTGAACTCGCAATCGGAACCCTGGACCGTGACGCTGGTCGACACGGGCGCAGAGACGATGACGGGCGGCCGCCTCAAGCGCGTAGCGCCGTATCTTGGCGACGCAACGTTTTGCTTGACCTATGGTGACGGTCTTTCGAACATCGACATCGCCGCCGAAATCGAATTTCACCGTCAGCATGGCAAGCTCGCCACTGTCGCAGCGACTCAACCGCCCGGACGTTTTGGTGTGTTGAACATCGCCGCCAACAATCAGGTAACCAGCTTCGAAGAAAAGCCAACCGACGAGATCGGCTGGATCAACGGCGGTTTCTTCGTGCTAGAACCCAAGGCGATCGACTACGTCGAGAACGACGCGACGTCATGGGAGCTTACACCTCTGCGCAATCTTGCTAAGGACGGTGAGTTGGCCGCGTTCCATCATCACGGTTTCTGGCAACCCTGCGATACGCTGCGCGACAAGCGTCAGCTGGAATCGCTATGGGAAAGCGGCAAGGCCCCTTGGGCCACATGGGCCAAGGCGTAA
- a CDS encoding NAD-dependent epimerase/dehydratase family protein, translating to MRVILTGASGFVGTRLAHALVSANVGVVNVGRHSCLVPGVENVLVPALAPEHLAASLPSGFDGLIHLAAAGVKPSDRDVSTVTGVNSTLMPYLVSLASQRGIKAVVTVGSSAEYSAIGAHGPLDEESQLETHKLYGASKAAGGILALATGAASNVPVAVVRLFNVYGPGEAAHRLLPSLAAGLRAGQPVKLSAGTQIRDFVYVDDASNGLIAVLNALISGQLPSGAFNLATGVGQTVADFARQACEALGAAPELLQLGVLPMRPDDLPYVVGNPGKLQAACGWHTSTSLSEGIRRALAEI from the coding sequence GTGCGAGTGATCCTCACTGGTGCGTCCGGCTTCGTCGGCACACGCCTTGCGCATGCGTTGGTGTCGGCTAACGTAGGCGTCGTCAATGTCGGACGTCATTCGTGCCTCGTGCCCGGTGTAGAAAATGTCCTTGTGCCGGCTCTCGCCCCGGAGCATCTGGCAGCGAGCCTGCCTTCTGGCTTTGACGGATTGATCCATCTCGCCGCGGCAGGCGTAAAACCATCCGATCGTGACGTGTCGACGGTCACGGGCGTCAATTCAACGCTCATGCCCTATCTGGTGTCCCTCGCCTCGCAGCGGGGCATCAAGGCAGTCGTGACGGTAGGCAGCAGCGCCGAATACAGCGCCATCGGTGCCCACGGGCCTCTTGATGAAGAGTCGCAGTTGGAAACGCACAAGTTGTACGGTGCATCGAAAGCGGCGGGAGGCATATTGGCTCTCGCAACGGGTGCTGCGAGCAATGTACCTGTCGCTGTCGTTCGGCTCTTCAACGTCTACGGCCCCGGCGAAGCCGCTCACCGCTTGCTGCCGTCGTTGGCAGCCGGCTTACGCGCTGGGCAGCCGGTCAAGCTCTCAGCAGGGACGCAGATCCGTGACTTCGTCTATGTCGACGATGCGAGCAACGGGCTGATCGCAGTGCTGAATGCGTTGATCAGCGGGCAGTTGCCGAGCGGTGCCTTCAATCTGGCAACAGGTGTCGGCCAGACGGTTGCAGACTTCGCACGCCAGGCATGCGAGGCTCTCGGCGCCGCTCCAGAGCTCCTGCAACTGGGTGTGCTGCCGATGCGACCGGACGATTTGCCTTACGTAGTCGGAAATCCCGGGAAGTTGCAAGCCGCGTGTGGATGGCACACGAGCACGTCGCTCAGTGAAGGCATCCGGCGCGCGCTCGCTGAAATTTGA
- the rfbG gene encoding CDP-glucose 4,6-dehydratase: protein MNPISEFDFEQTLTGKRILVTGHTGFTGSWACLWLNQIGAKVAGFSLPPDQTPALYDEMGIGDSVESILADVRDYDAVKAAFDQFQPDAVLHLAAQPLVRRSYREPVSTFAVNAMGTANVLEAARLTPSTRAAVCITTDKVYKNNEWVWPYRENDPLGGKDPYSASKAAAEMVIDSYRASFGESDGTGLAIATARGGNIIGGGDWSEDRLVPDFVRAVVQQSTLTLRYPDATRPWQHVLALVQGYLMLLAGLVNQPAKFARSWNLGPQDPRSFSVREVLEELSSNWERPNLEYMQAPLPEAGALALDSSLARNQLGWTPPWDTRRVVTETANWYRDYYRAPAEAMNISLKQLQAWRSDLAAVER, encoded by the coding sequence ATGAACCCAATCAGCGAGTTCGACTTCGAACAGACCTTGACAGGCAAGCGAATCCTGGTAACTGGACACACTGGCTTCACAGGTAGCTGGGCCTGCCTGTGGCTAAATCAGATCGGCGCGAAGGTTGCGGGCTTCTCGTTGCCGCCGGACCAAACACCGGCGCTTTACGATGAAATGGGCATCGGCGATTCGGTCGAATCGATCCTTGCGGACGTGCGCGATTACGATGCCGTCAAAGCCGCCTTTGACCAGTTTCAGCCAGACGCCGTCCTGCATCTCGCGGCGCAACCGCTGGTACGTCGCTCTTATCGCGAGCCCGTCAGCACGTTCGCGGTCAACGCGATGGGGACAGCGAATGTCCTGGAAGCCGCGCGCCTCACGCCTTCAACTCGCGCTGCCGTCTGCATTACGACGGACAAGGTCTACAAGAACAACGAGTGGGTATGGCCGTATCGCGAGAATGATCCGCTCGGCGGCAAGGATCCGTACAGCGCCTCGAAGGCGGCTGCCGAGATGGTCATTGACAGCTACCGCGCCTCGTTTGGCGAGTCCGATGGCACTGGCCTTGCTATCGCGACTGCGCGCGGCGGCAACATCATAGGCGGCGGCGACTGGTCGGAGGACCGGCTGGTTCCCGACTTCGTCCGGGCGGTCGTCCAACAATCGACGCTCACGCTGCGCTATCCCGACGCGACCCGCCCTTGGCAGCATGTGCTGGCGCTGGTTCAAGGCTATCTCATGCTGTTGGCGGGACTGGTCAATCAACCTGCCAAGTTTGCCCGTTCGTGGAACCTTGGACCACAGGATCCGAGGAGCTTCAGCGTGCGCGAGGTACTTGAGGAACTGTCATCCAACTGGGAGCGCCCCAACCTCGAATACATGCAAGCCCCGCTGCCGGAAGCGGGCGCACTCGCGCTTGATAGCTCGCTCGCTCGCAACCAGCTCGGCTGGACGCCGCCATGGGACACCCGCCGCGTCGTGACAGAGACAGCAAACTGGTACCGTGATTACTACCGCGCCCCCGCCGAAGCCATGAATATCTCGCTCAAGCAGTTGCAGGCATGGCGCTCGGACCTCGCCGCCGTGGAGCGCTGA